The region GGTATGGGATTTAGAGGCGCAGATTGAACAGGTTCCCCTGGCGCAGCTTCTCGGCGGCACGCGCTCTGTCATCGCTTGCGGAGTCTCCATCGGCATTCAACCATCCATCGAGCAGCTGATGGAAAAGATCGCCACTGAGATCGCGGCTGGGTATCAACGCATCAAACTCAAATGCAAGCATGATTGGGATACGCGAGTGTTTGAGGCCGTCCGTACCCGCTGGCCCGATATCACTTTAAGCTGTGACGCAAACTCTGCGTATCGCATGAAAGACTTTGATCACCTCAGCAGTTGGGATCAGTTCAATCTGCTTATGATTGAGCAGCCGCTCTGGTATGACGATTTCTACTTCCATTCCATGCTGCAAAAGCGTATTAAAACCGCCATTTGCCTTGACGAATCCATTCGTAACCGTCGCGATGCTCTCGCGGCAATCGAGATGCAATCGTGTCGCATCATCAATATTAAGGTTGGCCGGGTCGGAGGTTTCAGCGAGGCGATTGCCGTTCACAACGCTGCAGACGAGCGCGGTATCCCGGTCTGGTGCGGCGGCATGTTGGAGACCGGAATCGGCCGAGCGCACAATATTGCGCTCTCTTCGCTGCCTAACTTTTCTCTTCCCGGAGACGTCTCTGCCTCGAGCCGTTACTGGTCGGAGGATATCATTGAACCTGCAGTTACAGTTAGCAAAAAAGGCGAGATCGTTGTCCCAACCAATCCTGGCATAGGCTACGCTGTAAAGCGCGATTACATTGAATCTTTAACGGTCCGCCGTCAGACACTGCGAGCCAAGGCCCGGGTGCTTGCCTGAGAAGTAGTCAATAAGAAGGTTCGAACATTTACTTCTTTGGCAGCGGAGTATCGAGCAGCATTCGTATTGCATCCTGGTAGGGGATAGGCCCAGGCAGCGTCTGGAACGATCCTGCTTCAACATTGGTGTGAACGTGAATTGTCTTAACCATCAGGGCCCGTACGCTCACATCCTCTTGGAACTTCGTGAAGATCCACCGGTTGTTTCCAGCATTCTCCTGCTCCAGCACAAGATGCCCTCCAGGATAGATATGCGCCACCATTCCCCATCCGAAGTTGACGGCGCGAAAGATCGTCCCTTCCATGCGAACAACCTCATGGCTCTTGGCGTCGATCCACATGCGGCCCTCCAGCCCTGTCAGTGCCTGTGCGGGCGCGCTAGGAGGCGAGAACTTTGGATTGGGCTTATAGTCCAGCACGACTTCCGTCCCATTGTTTTTGCCCGTCTGCGGTTGTCCTGGCGTATAGGTGTAGATCATGGCATCCGGCATCAGGCGTATGAGCTGGTCGGCCAGCTTCCTGCCTTCGCCATCGTTCTTCACGTGCTTGAAATAATCTGATGGTGACGCGATCATGTTATTCAAACGCTGTCGCTCCGCCTTGTCCTCCTCCTCGGTCAAGGGGCGCCCGTCCCTCAGGATCAATCTTGCGATGGAGCCATCTTTGCTCTCGATGACATCCCGAACCTGATCGCCCTTCAGGTCGATGGTATGCATCCGGTAGCGTAGGTAGGAGTTCGGATGATGCAGGGCCCTCAACTCGTTTGCCGCTGCGTCTACGATCCACGAACGCGGAGCCTCAGCCGACAGACTTGCCGAGCTGTCCGGCTTGTTTGCAGGTACGCTCTGCGCAGTAGCGCACAATCCTGCCAGGCAGGTCGATAGCCCCAGGAATCCTGCCCTTATCCAGCGACCTTTCAGCAAGCGACCTCCTGGAATCTGCGGCTCCAGCGTATGAGATGAAATATTGTTACCACCGATCCGCGCATCGCTTGTTAAACCCTACCCTGACTCTATCTCTAGTTCGTTGCAGCCATTCAGACTGTCCTAGGTCAGACGTATAAAGCTACCGCAAAGTTTACTCGGTTTGCCTCATCACAGGCGCTTGGGTATAGTTCGGGCAAGACCTACTTGCAGCAAACAGCGCTACCAGGAGAGCAAAAACGAATGAAGCCAGCAGAAGGTTCCACCGTTATCGGTAAGTCAGTTGTGGTTCGCGGAGATATCTCCGGCCAGGAAGATCTCTATCTGGACTGTGACATCGAAGGCACTATTACCCTGTCTGAAAACCGATTGACCATC is a window of Edaphobacter dinghuensis DNA encoding:
- the menC gene encoding o-succinylbenzoate synthase; its protein translation is MLKIDAIHLREINMPLAHPFETSFGLTTGRRILLVEIEAEGLTAWGECVAGEHPYFSDEMIDTAWIITETELAPRLLGVELQGGGSCPSLFRQVRGHRMAKAALENAVWDLEAQIEQVPLAQLLGGTRSVIACGVSIGIQPSIEQLMEKIATEIAAGYQRIKLKCKHDWDTRVFEAVRTRWPDITLSCDANSAYRMKDFDHLSSWDQFNLLMIEQPLWYDDFYFHSMLQKRIKTAICLDESIRNRRDALAAIEMQSCRIINIKVGRVGGFSEAIAVHNAADERGIPVWCGGMLETGIGRAHNIALSSLPNFSLPGDVSASSRYWSEDIIEPAVTVSKKGEIVVPTNPGIGYAVKRDYIESLTVRRQTLRAKARVLA